A part of Cannabis sativa cultivar Pink pepper isolate KNU-18-1 chromosome 6, ASM2916894v1, whole genome shotgun sequence genomic DNA contains:
- the LOC133039242 gene encoding uncharacterized protein LOC133039242 — protein sequence MASYELLYGRKCRSSIDWDQTGERKYLGPESVQQTYEAIEKIKAKMLASQSRQKSSANPKRRDVEFQVGDHVFLRVSPMKGIKHFGKRDPAHVLSYENLELQPDMSYEEQPIQILTERIRSGKFGWGKSAYWFYNSCKIGYPNLAAGKLENLACRFASVSGF from the exons atggcttcCTATGAACTattatatggaagaaagtgtagatcttCCATTGACTGGGAtcagacaggggagagaaaatatcTTGGTCCGGAATCAGTACAACAGACTTATGAAGCaattgagaagattaaagcCAAAATGCTTGCTTCTCAGAGCAGGCAAAAGAGTTCTGCAAacccgaaacgcagagatgtagAATTTCAAGTAGGGGATCATGTGTTCCTACGGGTGTCTCCCATGAAGGGGATTAAgcatttcgggaaaagag accctgcTCATGTACTTAGCTATGAAAATCTTGAGCTGCAACCAGACATgtcttatgaagaacaaccaattCAGATCTTGACAGAAAGGATaag gtctggaaagtttggttgg GGAAAATCAGCTTACTGGTTTTACAATTCTTGTAAAATCGGCTACCCGAATTTGGCAGCAGGGAAACTCGAAAATTTAGCTTGTCGTTTCGCGTCAGTTTCAGGTTTCTAG